From Triticum urartu cultivar G1812 chromosome 2, Tu2.1, whole genome shotgun sequence, a single genomic window includes:
- the LOC125540866 gene encoding putative glycine-rich cell wall structural protein 1 — MAGTKVLAMAFVVLLGIGLAKAARVSRLSDAQGSGGGGGGGIVDGSGSGSGSGTASSRVVPNEGHASAGATHAVAGAGGSGGGASQYRGSGSGAGYGSSAASSESAGGVFVAFPGYSSADGTSSGGGGGQAGGYDGSSGHGEGSGTGSGSSSAKSTYYGAEDANASVKGSGGGKGGGENGGSGRGSGSGSGNAEANP; from the coding sequence ATGGCAGGCACCAAAGTTTTAGCTATGGCTTTTGTTGTTCTCTTGGGCATTGGATTAGCCAAGGCTGCGCGGGTGTCCAGGCTCTCCGATGCTCAAGGGAGTGGAGGGGGCGGGGGTGGTGGAATTGTGGACGGcagtggctcaggatccgggagCGGCACTGCGTCCAGCCGGGTCGTCCCAAACGAAGGCCATGCGAGTGCCGGAGCTACCCATGCAGTCGCCGGAGCTGGAGGCAGCGGCGGTGGCGCGAGCCAGTACCGTGGATCCGGAAGTGGAGCCGGGTATGGCTCCAGCGCCGCTTCTAGCGAGTCAGCTGGAGGAGTATTTGTTGCTTTCCCTGGATATTCTAGCGCTGATGGTACCAGCAGTGGTGGTGGCGGAGGACAAGCCGGAGGTTATGATGGATCTAGCGGTCATGGAGAGGGCAGTGGCACCGGCTCCGGTTCTAGCTCCGCCAAGTCTACCTATTATGGAGCAGAGGATGCAAATGCAAGTGTTAAGGGTAGTGGAGGTGGCAAAGGAGGTGGGGAAAATGGTGGGAGCGGCCGCGGCAGCGGGAGCGGATCTGGAAATGCCGAAGCAAACCCTTAA